GCCCCTCCCGGAGCTCCTCGAACGTGATGGCACCGCTGCCgtccgtgtccatggtcttgaacATCTCCTTGAGCCCGGCCAACTCCTCCTCTGACAGCCCGCGCGCGATTACTCGTAAAGCCATCTTCTTCAACCGGTTCATGGCCGAGAACTGCTTGAGCCTGGAGAGCACAGCAGGGTCCAGCGGCGCGTCGGGGGCCTCGCCGTTCTCGATGATCCATGGGTGGCACAACACCTGGTCGGTTATCACTTTTGGTTTCAGAAATATTTCAATAAATCCGGAAATCACTGAAATCCTGAATTTCAGCGATACCAAGTTGCATTTCGGCCCTTTGGAGGGCCGAAACATTCAGCTAATGCAACAAAACAAATTAGTAATTTTTGAAAATTATTCGAATTCCTGCGTACTACCGAAAAAATTGCTGAAATATTCTGAGCAAAAGATAAAAAATATTTAAGCGTGTACTAAAAAAAATGGGAATCAATGAATTTTTTTTATTGAAATCTTGCATTGATAGAAAGTGAATCTTTGGTTACCTGGTGCGCCGTGAACCGCTCCGCCGGCGGCGACTTGAGCATCTTCCGGATGAGGTCCTTGGCGCCGTCGGAGATGTTGGGCCACGGGTCGGAGTCGAAGTCGATGGCGCCCTTGAGCACGGCGTCGAAGATGCCCTGCTGCGTCTCGGCCCAGAAGGGCGGCACGCCGGAGAGGAGGATGTAGACGATGACGCCGGCGGTCCAGACGTCGGCCTCGGGGCCGTAGTGCTTGCAGAGCACCTCGGGCGCGACGTAGTAGGGGCTGCCCACGACGTCGGTGAAGATCTGGCCGGGCTTGAAGAAGACGGAGAGGCCGAAGTCGATGGCCTTGAGGTTGATCTTCTCGCCGGCCGGTTCGTTAACATTAACATCAACATTGTTGCCGGAGGCATTGTTGTTGTTGGTGTCACCACCGTTACCTTCCTTGTCTTTCAATAGAAAGTTCTCGGGCTTGAGGTCGCGGTGCATGACCCCGAGCGAGTGGCAGgcctcgacgacgccgacgatgACGCGGGCGATCTCGGCGGCGCGGCGCTCGGAGAAGTAGCCTCGCTGGACGATGCGGTCGAAGAGCTCGCCGCCCTCGCAGAGCTCCATGACGATGTGCACGAACTGCGCGTCCTCGTACGCGCCCTTGATGGTGACCACGCTGTCGTGCCCGGCAAGGTGGTGCATGATCTGGATCTCGCGCCGCACGTCCTCCACGTCCTCGGGCGTCAGCAGCTTGCGCTTGGCGATGGACTTGCAGGCGAAGGCGACGCCGGTTGAGATCTCGGTGCAGAGGTAGGTGGTGCCGAACTGGCCCTGGCCGAGCTTGCGGCCGACATCGTAGAGGTCCCGCAGGAGCGGGGTTTGGTGGCCCATCACGGCCGTCGGGGAGGAGAGCTGGTGCTGGTGGCCGGCTCCGCGGCCCATGATGGTGTTGCGGTGCGGCGCGCGGTCGAGGACGGGGGAGGAGGAGTCGGAGTCCCAGTCGGAGCTGCTGCAGCTGGTGCGGTAGTGGTGGCGGCCGTCACCGGCCGCGGGAACGATGGAGCCGTGGCACGAGTTGCCCatgcatcgtcgtcgtcgtcaacGATGGATCCTCCTCAATGATCAATGATGATCGAGGGACCCTGGATGCAGCAAGGGATCGAGCGGGAAGACGAAGGTGGAGCGGTGGGGAGCGATGGTAGGCTAAGCAGGGACGACGACGGACGACGAccactcctctcctctccattGTTTCGGGGCGCATGTCCCTCCTAATTTGAGCtcgctcgtgcatgcatgcacggcATGTCGAGCGCCGTGCTGGCCGGCCGGACGTGCAGTGCACCGCGATCGACTACGTGCATGCCGCTTGGCATTAGCTAGTAGGTGCGGCACCACGTACGTGCTAGCTGCAGCAGCAGTTTCTCCTATCCTCAACGTCGTGCATCCCTCCCCCGTCCGGCGTGGCGGCCGGGCTTCATACGAGTATAGTATCCCCCGGATCTTTTTTAACTCTGCATATAAAATTTATCTGAAGTCAAACCTCGAAAAGCTTAATCAATTTTGTAGAAAAAAATACCAGCATTCATAATATGTGTAATCAAtattatttatattattattaGGTGCGTCTTATGAATTTAATTtacatattgtataactttagtacTATAAATGTTGATATTTTTCAATATAAATATGGCCACACTTTACAAAGTTTGATTTCAGACAAATATCTTATATATATGCCAAGTAAAAAGACCGGAgagagtagtagtagtactcgtatGTATTTTAGACTTTTGGGCATGGCATCCCAATAGAAAGGGTCGGTTCACAGTCTGCTCCGCCTACAAATTCATGATCAAAACTAAGGTAACAAGAGAGAATTGGCTCAAAGAAGAAGGGGAGGCTCACCGAATAATGATAGAGAAGAGAAAGATTGGAAGTCGCTCGTTGTGGAATCTAATACTATCTCCGTCccggtttattggtcctcattgtatcTTGTGACAAATTTTAATCATaaattaactaataaaatgttcatgtatgtcattgaaaattatatcattgaaaactatgtttcaAATACGAacc
Above is a window of Triticum aestivum cultivar Chinese Spring chromosome 6B, IWGSC CS RefSeq v2.1, whole genome shotgun sequence DNA encoding:
- the LOC123135266 gene encoding calcium-dependent protein kinase 6, with protein sequence MGNSCHGSIVPAAGDGRHHYRTSCSSSDWDSDSSSPVLDRAPHRNTIMGRGAGHQHQLSSPTAVMGHQTPLLRDLYDVGRKLGQGQFGTTYLCTEISTGVAFACKSIAKRKLLTPEDVEDVRREIQIMHHLAGHDSVVTIKGAYEDAQFVHIVMELCEGGELFDRIVQRGYFSERRAAEIARVIVGVVEACHSLGVMHRDLKPENFLLKDKEGNGGDTNNNNASGNNVDVNVNEPAGEKINLKAIDFGLSVFFKPGQIFTDVVGSPYYVAPEVLCKHYGPEADVWTAGVIVYILLSGVPPFWAETQQGIFDAVLKGAIDFDSDPWPNISDGAKDLIRKMLKSPPAERFTAHQVLCHPWIIENGEAPDAPLDPAVLSRLKQFSAMNRLKKMALRVIARGLSEEELAGLKEMFKTMDTDGSGAITFEELREGLRRYGSTELRDSEVRDLMEAADVDRSGTIDYDEFIAATVHMNKLDREEHLMAAFSYFDKDGSGYITVDELEVACREHNMADVGIDDIIREVDQDNDGRIDYGEFVAMMKKGIIGNGRLTMRHTSDGSILHGAGSSLSS